From Falco biarmicus isolate bFalBia1 chromosome 18, bFalBia1.pri, whole genome shotgun sequence, one genomic window encodes:
- the NSD3 gene encoding histone-lysine N-methyltransferase NSD3 isoform X1: MDFSFSFMQGIMGNTIQQPPQLIDSANIRQEDAFDASSDIAEDGGQTPYETALQQGFQYPTPTTEELPPITNGYPPTINMYEPQAKYQTYSQYPNGSANGFGTVRNFSPPEYYQMENSNARPHDVLEKPSPPQLPPPPPPSVSQTVIPKKTGSPEIKLKITKTIQNGRELFESSLCGDLLNEVQASEYAKAKHEGRKEKRKKSSKHDSSRSEERKSHKIPKLEPEEQNRPNERLSMLSERPREDTVLEETPVQQFLPSLPTQVTHDIKFQVGDLVWSKVGTYPWWPCMVSCDPQLDVHTKINTRGAREYHVQFFSNQPERAWVHEKRVREYKGHKQYEQLLAEAAKQASNHSEKQKIRKPRPQRERAQWDIGIAHAEKALKMTREERIEQYTFIYIDKEPEEVLSKAKKTAASKSETKKNRRPKPALNTQPEHANVVAASPSNAEVRRQSQRRLSSVEEEEPPPVKIAWKTAAARKSLPASITMHNLDLQKCNMSPVVKIEQVFALQNAAGDGKLIDQFVYSTKGVGNKTEISVKGQEKLNSSSNQRNEKAVVQNTSSPETTSGSTGSVEKKQQRRSIRTRSESEKSTEVVPKKKIKKEQVEMVPLTAVKTGLQKGASEISDSCKPLKKRSRASTDVELTSSAYRDTSDSDSRGLNDLQGSFGKRSDSPSATADADASDVQSVDSSLSRRGTGTNKKDTVCQICETSGESLVSCEGECCSVFHMECLGLKSMPDEKFICTECKNGEHTCFSCKLPGKDVKRCSVNTCGKFYHEACVRKFATALFESRGFRCPQHCCTACSMDKDIHKASKGRMVRCFRCPIAYHSGDGCIAAGSLFVSSHILICSNHSKRNHSSSAVNVGFCFVCARGLVVQDHSDPLFSSYAYKSHYLLNESNRAELMKLPMIPPPSSASKKKCEKGGKLLCCESCPASFHPECLNIEMPEGCWNCNDCKAGKKLRYKQIVWVKLGNYRWWPAEICNPRSVPLNIQGLKHDIGDFPVFFFGSHDYYWVHQGRVFPYVEGDKSFAEGQTSINKTFKKALEEAARRFQELKAQRESKEALEIERNSRKPPPYKHIKSNKVIGKVQIQVADLSEIPRCNCKPSDENPCGLESECLNRMLQYECHPQVCPAGERCQNQCFTKRLYPDAEIIKTDRRGWGLRTKRSIKKGEFVNEYVGELIDEEECRLRIKRAHENSVTNFYMLTVTKDRIIDAGPKGNYSRFMNHSCNPNCETQKWTVNGDIRVGLFALCDIPAGMELTFNYNLDCLGNGRTECHCGAENCSGFLGVRPKTAFATANEEKVKNAKLKQKKRKIKTEQKQMHEDNCFQCGDGGELVMCDKKDCPKAYHLLCLNLTQPPFGKWECPWHQCDICSNPAVSFCEFCPHSFCKDHEKGALVASALDGHLCCSAHDPKSPVAPEYWSKITCKLEQQNPVEEAKE, from the exons AtggatttctctttctctttcatgcAAGGGATCATGGGAAACACAATTCAGCAACCACCTCAACTCATTGACTCAGCCAACATCCGCCAAGAGGATGCCTTTGATGCCAGCAGTGACATTGCTGAAGATGGTGGACAAACGCCATATgaaactgctctgcagcaaggctttCAGTACCCTACGCCCACGACGGAGGAGCTTCCACCCATCACTAATGGCTACCCACCAACAATCAATATGTACGAACCTCAAGCCAAATACCAGACGTACAGTCAATATCCCAATGGTTCAGCCAATGGTTTTGGAACAGTCAGAAACTTTAGTCCCCCAGAGTATTACCAAATGGAAAACTCTAACGCAAGGCCACACGATGTTCTGGAAAAACCTTCCCCTCCACAGCTgccacctccaccaccaccttcaGTTTCACAAACGGTGATTCCAAAGAAGACTGGCTCACCAGagatcaaattaaaaataaccaaaactATCCAGAACGGCAGGGAATTGTTTGAGTCCTCTCTGTGTGGGGACCTTTTAAATGAAGTACAAGCGAGTGAGTATGCTAAGGCGAAACatgaagggagaaaagagaaaaggaaaaaaagtagcaagCATGACTCTTCCCGATCGGAAGAGCGCAAGTCGCACAAAATTCCAAAATTAGAACCAGAGGAGCAAAAT AGACCAAATGAGAGGCTTAGCATGCTATCGGAAAGACCAAGAGAAGATACAGTGTTGGAGGAAACCCCG gtCCAGCAGTTCTTGCCTTCTCTTCCAACACAAGTCACCCATGACATCAAGTTTCAGGTTGGCGATCTGGTTTGGTCCAAGGTGGGAACATACCCGTGGTGGCCTTGCATGGTTTCATGTGATCCACAGCTTGATGTTCATACCAAAATTAATACAAGAG gtgCCCGTGAATACCATGTTCAGTTTTTCAGCAACCAGCCAGAGAGGGCGTGGGTGCATGAGAAGCGGGTTCGAGAGTACAAAGGACACAAACAGTATGAACAGTTATTGGCTGAGGCTGCCAAGCAAGCCAGCAACCACTCTGAGAAACAGAAG ATTCGCAAACCAAGGCCACAAAGGGAGCGTGCTCAGTGGGATATTGGCATTGCCCATGCTGAGAAAGCATTGAAAATGACTCGGGAAGAAAGGATAGAACAATACACCTTCATTTATATAGACAAAGAGCCAGAGGAGGTTTTGTCAAAAGCCAAAAAGACTGCTGCTTCTAAATCGGAGACCAAGAAGAACCGACGACCGAAGCCAGCGTTGAATACCCAGCCAGAACATGCCAACGTGGTAGCAGCATCACCCTCAAATGCTGAGGTGCGAAGACAAAGCCAACGGCGGCTGTCAAGTGTGGAAGAAGAGGAGCCACCTCCTGTGAAAATTGCATGGAAAACAGCTGCAGCTAGAAAATCCTTACCAGCTTCAATAACCATGCATAACTTGGATCTTCAAAAATGTAACATGTCTCCAGTTGTTAAAATTGAACAGGTTTTTGCCCTTCAGAATGCTGCTGGGGATGGAAAACTCATCGATCAGTTTGTTTATTCCACTAAG ggagTTggtaacaaaacagaaataagcgTCAAAGGACAAGAGAAACTTAATTCTTCATCAaatcagagaaatgaaaaagcagtggTGCAAAATACATCCTCTCCTGAAACAACTTCTGGGTCAACAG gtTCTGTAGAAAAGAAGCAACAGAGAAGATCGATTCGAACCCGCTCAGAGTCTGAGAAATCCACTGAAGTTGTGCCAAAGAAGAAGATCAAAAAGGAGCAG GTTGAAATGGTTCCACTGACAGCAGTGAAGACAGGATTGCAGAAAG GTGCCAGCGAGATTTCAGATTCTTGTAAgcctttaaagaaaaggagTCGTGCCTCAACTGATGTAGAACTGACTAGCTCAGCTTACAGAGATACATCTGACTCTGATTCAAGAGGACTTAATGATTTACAG GGTAGTTTTGGAAAACGTTCAGACAGCCCATCAGCTACCGCCGATGCTGATGCTTCTGATGTGCAGTCGGTAGACTCTAGCTTATCCAGGAGAGGAActggaacaaataaaaaagacacTGTTTGTCAG ATCTGCGAGACCTCTGGCGAGTCTCTGGTGTCCTGCGAGGGCGAGTGTTGCAGCGTCTTTCATATGGAGTGTCTTGGCCTGAAGTCCATGCCTGACGAGAAGTTCATCTGCACTGAGTGTAAAAACG GAGAACATACGTGCTTTTCGTGCAAACTTCCTGGCAAAGATGTGAAGCGCTGTTCTGTCAACACGTGCGGTAAATTTTATCATGAGGCCTGTGTTCGCAAGTTTGCCACTGCTCTGTTTGAGTCGCGAGGGTTTCGTTGCCCACAGCATTGCTGTACTGCCTGCTCAATGGATAAGGATATTCACAAAGCAAGCAAAG GTCGCATGGTGAGATGTTTCAGATGTCCCATTGCCTATCACTCAGGAGATGGCTGTATTGCTGCAGGAAGCTTGTTTGTGTCATCCCACATTCTCATCTGTAGTAACCATTCCAAAAGGAATCACTCCTCATCAGCTGTAAATGTAGGCTTTTGTTTCGTTTGTGCAAGAG GGTTGGTAGTGCAGGATCATTCAGACCCCCTGTTCAGTTCATATGCCTATAAGTCCCACTACCTACTGAATGAATCAAATCGTGCTGAGTTGATGAAATTACCTATGATTCCTCCTCCTTCGTCAGCTTCcaaaaagaaatgtgagaaaG GTGGAAAACTGTTGTGCTGTGAATCCTGCCCAGCTTCCTTTCACCCTGAGTGTCTCAACATAGAAATGCCTGAAGGATGCTGGAATTGCAATGACTGTAAAGCTGGCAAGAAGCTACGTTACAAGCAGATCGTTTGGGTCAAGCTTGGAAATTACAG GTGGTGGCCAGCAGAGATCTGCAATCCCAGGTCTGTGCCTCTCAACATACAGGGCCTCAAACATGATATCGGGGACTTcccagtatttttctttggttcACATGACTACTATTGGGTACACCAGGGCAGAGTTTTCCCTTATGTTGAAGGAGATAAAAGCTTTGCTGAGGGGCAAACTAGTATTAACAAGACCTTCAAGAAAG CACTTGAAGAAGCAGCAAGGCGCTTCCAGGAGCTGAAAGcacaaagagaaagcaaagaagcGTTAGAAATTGAAAGGAATTCAAGGAAGCCTCCACCTTATAAACACATTAAA TCCAACAAGGTAATAGGGAAGGTTCAGATTCAGGTAGCTGATCTGTCAGAAATCCCTCGCTGTAACTGCAAGCCATCGGATGAGAATCCCTGTGGCCTGGAGTCAGAGTGTCTGAACAGGATGCTGCAGTATGAGTGCCATCCCCAGGTGTGCCCAGCGGGAGAGCGATGTCAGAACCAGTGTTTCACTAAAAGACTCTACCCTGATGCTGAAATCATAAAAACTGATCGACGTGGATGGGGTCTCAGGACGAAAAGGAGCATTAAAAAG GGTGAATTTGTGAATGAATATGTTGGCGAACTAATTGACGAAGAAGAGTGCAGATTGCGAATAAAACGTGCACATGAAAACAGTGTAACCAATTTTTATATGTTAACTGTAACAAAG GACCGGATAATAGATGCTGGCCCAAAGGGGAATTATTCTCGTTTTATGAACCATAGTTGTAATCCAAactgtgaaacacagaaatggaCAGTGAATGGTGACATTAGAGTTGGACTCTTTGCTCTTTGTGATATTCCTGCAG gAATGGAGTTAACATTTAATTATAATTTGGATTGCCTGGGCAATGGCAGGACTGAATGTCATTGTGGAGCAGAAAACTGCAGTGGTTTCCTAGGAGTGCGTCCAAAG ACAGCATTTGCAACAGCAAATGAAGAGAAGGTGAAGAAtgcaaaattaaagcagaagaaacggaaaataaaaacagaacagaagcagATGCACGAAGACAACTGTTTCCAGTGTGGAGATGGGGGAGAACTAGTCATGTGTGATAAAAAGGACTGTCCCAAAGCATACCACCTCCTCTGCCTTAACCTGACTCAACCACCTTTTG GAAAGTGGGAATGTCCGTGGCATCAGTGCGACATCTGTAGCAATCCTGCGGTTTCGTTCTGTGAGTTTTGCCCTCATTCGTTCTGTAAAGATCACGAGAAGGGAGCCCTGGTGGCATCAGCACTGGATGGCCATCTCTGCTGCTCCGCACATGACCCCAAATCTCCTGTGGCACCTGAGTACTGGAGCAAGATAACGTGCAAATTGGAACAACAGAATCCTGTAGAAGAAGCAAAGGAGTGA
- the NSD3 gene encoding histone-lysine N-methyltransferase NSD3 isoform X2, producing MDFSFSFMQGIMGNTIQQPPQLIDSANIRQEDAFDASSDIAEDGGQTPYETALQQGFQYPTPTTEELPPITNGYPPTINMYEPQAKYQTYSQYPNGSANGFGTVRNFSPPEYYQMENSNARPHDVLEKPSPPQLPPPPPPSVSQTVIPKKTGSPEIKLKITKTIQNGRELFESSLCGDLLNEVQASEYAKAKHEGRKEKRKKSSKHDSSRSEERKSHKIPKLEPEEQNRPNERLSMLSERPREDTVLEETPVQQFLPSLPTQVTHDIKFQVGDLVWSKVGTYPWWPCMVSCDPQLDVHTKINTRGAREYHVQFFSNQPERAWVHEKRVREYKGHKQYEQLLAEAAKQASNHSEKQKIRKPRPQRERAQWDIGIAHAEKALKMTREERIEQYTFIYIDKEPEEVLSKAKKTAASKSETKKNRRPKPALNTQPEHANVVAASPSNAEVRRQSQRRLSSVEEEEPPPVKIAWKTAAARKSLPASITMHNLDLQKCNMSPVVKIEQVFALQNAAGDGKLIDQFVYSTKGVGNKTEISVKGQEKLNSSSNQRNEKAVVQNTSSPETTSGSTGSVEKKQQRRSIRTRSESEKSTEVVPKKKIKKEQVEMVPLTAVKTGLQKGASEISDSCKPLKKRSRASTDVELTSSAYRDTSDSDSRGLNDLQGSFGKRSDSPSATADADASDVQSVDSSLSRRGTGTNKKDTVCQICETSGESLVSCEGECCSVFHMECLGLKSMPDEKFICTECKNGEHTCFSCKLPGKDVKRCSVNTCGKFYHEACVRKFATALFESRGFRCPQHCCTACSMDKDIHKASKGRMVRCFRCPIAYHSGDGCIAAGSLFVSSHILICSNHSKRNHSSSAVNVGFCFVCARGGKLLCCESCPASFHPECLNIEMPEGCWNCNDCKAGKKLRYKQIVWVKLGNYRWWPAEICNPRSVPLNIQGLKHDIGDFPVFFFGSHDYYWVHQGRVFPYVEGDKSFAEGQTSINKTFKKALEEAARRFQELKAQRESKEALEIERNSRKPPPYKHIKSNKVIGKVQIQVADLSEIPRCNCKPSDENPCGLESECLNRMLQYECHPQVCPAGERCQNQCFTKRLYPDAEIIKTDRRGWGLRTKRSIKKGEFVNEYVGELIDEEECRLRIKRAHENSVTNFYMLTVTKDRIIDAGPKGNYSRFMNHSCNPNCETQKWTVNGDIRVGLFALCDIPAGMELTFNYNLDCLGNGRTECHCGAENCSGFLGVRPKTAFATANEEKVKNAKLKQKKRKIKTEQKQMHEDNCFQCGDGGELVMCDKKDCPKAYHLLCLNLTQPPFGKWECPWHQCDICSNPAVSFCEFCPHSFCKDHEKGALVASALDGHLCCSAHDPKSPVAPEYWSKITCKLEQQNPVEEAKE from the exons AtggatttctctttctctttcatgcAAGGGATCATGGGAAACACAATTCAGCAACCACCTCAACTCATTGACTCAGCCAACATCCGCCAAGAGGATGCCTTTGATGCCAGCAGTGACATTGCTGAAGATGGTGGACAAACGCCATATgaaactgctctgcagcaaggctttCAGTACCCTACGCCCACGACGGAGGAGCTTCCACCCATCACTAATGGCTACCCACCAACAATCAATATGTACGAACCTCAAGCCAAATACCAGACGTACAGTCAATATCCCAATGGTTCAGCCAATGGTTTTGGAACAGTCAGAAACTTTAGTCCCCCAGAGTATTACCAAATGGAAAACTCTAACGCAAGGCCACACGATGTTCTGGAAAAACCTTCCCCTCCACAGCTgccacctccaccaccaccttcaGTTTCACAAACGGTGATTCCAAAGAAGACTGGCTCACCAGagatcaaattaaaaataaccaaaactATCCAGAACGGCAGGGAATTGTTTGAGTCCTCTCTGTGTGGGGACCTTTTAAATGAAGTACAAGCGAGTGAGTATGCTAAGGCGAAACatgaagggagaaaagagaaaaggaaaaaaagtagcaagCATGACTCTTCCCGATCGGAAGAGCGCAAGTCGCACAAAATTCCAAAATTAGAACCAGAGGAGCAAAAT AGACCAAATGAGAGGCTTAGCATGCTATCGGAAAGACCAAGAGAAGATACAGTGTTGGAGGAAACCCCG gtCCAGCAGTTCTTGCCTTCTCTTCCAACACAAGTCACCCATGACATCAAGTTTCAGGTTGGCGATCTGGTTTGGTCCAAGGTGGGAACATACCCGTGGTGGCCTTGCATGGTTTCATGTGATCCACAGCTTGATGTTCATACCAAAATTAATACAAGAG gtgCCCGTGAATACCATGTTCAGTTTTTCAGCAACCAGCCAGAGAGGGCGTGGGTGCATGAGAAGCGGGTTCGAGAGTACAAAGGACACAAACAGTATGAACAGTTATTGGCTGAGGCTGCCAAGCAAGCCAGCAACCACTCTGAGAAACAGAAG ATTCGCAAACCAAGGCCACAAAGGGAGCGTGCTCAGTGGGATATTGGCATTGCCCATGCTGAGAAAGCATTGAAAATGACTCGGGAAGAAAGGATAGAACAATACACCTTCATTTATATAGACAAAGAGCCAGAGGAGGTTTTGTCAAAAGCCAAAAAGACTGCTGCTTCTAAATCGGAGACCAAGAAGAACCGACGACCGAAGCCAGCGTTGAATACCCAGCCAGAACATGCCAACGTGGTAGCAGCATCACCCTCAAATGCTGAGGTGCGAAGACAAAGCCAACGGCGGCTGTCAAGTGTGGAAGAAGAGGAGCCACCTCCTGTGAAAATTGCATGGAAAACAGCTGCAGCTAGAAAATCCTTACCAGCTTCAATAACCATGCATAACTTGGATCTTCAAAAATGTAACATGTCTCCAGTTGTTAAAATTGAACAGGTTTTTGCCCTTCAGAATGCTGCTGGGGATGGAAAACTCATCGATCAGTTTGTTTATTCCACTAAG ggagTTggtaacaaaacagaaataagcgTCAAAGGACAAGAGAAACTTAATTCTTCATCAaatcagagaaatgaaaaagcagtggTGCAAAATACATCCTCTCCTGAAACAACTTCTGGGTCAACAG gtTCTGTAGAAAAGAAGCAACAGAGAAGATCGATTCGAACCCGCTCAGAGTCTGAGAAATCCACTGAAGTTGTGCCAAAGAAGAAGATCAAAAAGGAGCAG GTTGAAATGGTTCCACTGACAGCAGTGAAGACAGGATTGCAGAAAG GTGCCAGCGAGATTTCAGATTCTTGTAAgcctttaaagaaaaggagTCGTGCCTCAACTGATGTAGAACTGACTAGCTCAGCTTACAGAGATACATCTGACTCTGATTCAAGAGGACTTAATGATTTACAG GGTAGTTTTGGAAAACGTTCAGACAGCCCATCAGCTACCGCCGATGCTGATGCTTCTGATGTGCAGTCGGTAGACTCTAGCTTATCCAGGAGAGGAActggaacaaataaaaaagacacTGTTTGTCAG ATCTGCGAGACCTCTGGCGAGTCTCTGGTGTCCTGCGAGGGCGAGTGTTGCAGCGTCTTTCATATGGAGTGTCTTGGCCTGAAGTCCATGCCTGACGAGAAGTTCATCTGCACTGAGTGTAAAAACG GAGAACATACGTGCTTTTCGTGCAAACTTCCTGGCAAAGATGTGAAGCGCTGTTCTGTCAACACGTGCGGTAAATTTTATCATGAGGCCTGTGTTCGCAAGTTTGCCACTGCTCTGTTTGAGTCGCGAGGGTTTCGTTGCCCACAGCATTGCTGTACTGCCTGCTCAATGGATAAGGATATTCACAAAGCAAGCAAAG GTCGCATGGTGAGATGTTTCAGATGTCCCATTGCCTATCACTCAGGAGATGGCTGTATTGCTGCAGGAAGCTTGTTTGTGTCATCCCACATTCTCATCTGTAGTAACCATTCCAAAAGGAATCACTCCTCATCAGCTGTAAATGTAGGCTTTTGTTTCGTTTGTGCAAGAG GTGGAAAACTGTTGTGCTGTGAATCCTGCCCAGCTTCCTTTCACCCTGAGTGTCTCAACATAGAAATGCCTGAAGGATGCTGGAATTGCAATGACTGTAAAGCTGGCAAGAAGCTACGTTACAAGCAGATCGTTTGGGTCAAGCTTGGAAATTACAG GTGGTGGCCAGCAGAGATCTGCAATCCCAGGTCTGTGCCTCTCAACATACAGGGCCTCAAACATGATATCGGGGACTTcccagtatttttctttggttcACATGACTACTATTGGGTACACCAGGGCAGAGTTTTCCCTTATGTTGAAGGAGATAAAAGCTTTGCTGAGGGGCAAACTAGTATTAACAAGACCTTCAAGAAAG CACTTGAAGAAGCAGCAAGGCGCTTCCAGGAGCTGAAAGcacaaagagaaagcaaagaagcGTTAGAAATTGAAAGGAATTCAAGGAAGCCTCCACCTTATAAACACATTAAA TCCAACAAGGTAATAGGGAAGGTTCAGATTCAGGTAGCTGATCTGTCAGAAATCCCTCGCTGTAACTGCAAGCCATCGGATGAGAATCCCTGTGGCCTGGAGTCAGAGTGTCTGAACAGGATGCTGCAGTATGAGTGCCATCCCCAGGTGTGCCCAGCGGGAGAGCGATGTCAGAACCAGTGTTTCACTAAAAGACTCTACCCTGATGCTGAAATCATAAAAACTGATCGACGTGGATGGGGTCTCAGGACGAAAAGGAGCATTAAAAAG GGTGAATTTGTGAATGAATATGTTGGCGAACTAATTGACGAAGAAGAGTGCAGATTGCGAATAAAACGTGCACATGAAAACAGTGTAACCAATTTTTATATGTTAACTGTAACAAAG GACCGGATAATAGATGCTGGCCCAAAGGGGAATTATTCTCGTTTTATGAACCATAGTTGTAATCCAAactgtgaaacacagaaatggaCAGTGAATGGTGACATTAGAGTTGGACTCTTTGCTCTTTGTGATATTCCTGCAG gAATGGAGTTAACATTTAATTATAATTTGGATTGCCTGGGCAATGGCAGGACTGAATGTCATTGTGGAGCAGAAAACTGCAGTGGTTTCCTAGGAGTGCGTCCAAAG ACAGCATTTGCAACAGCAAATGAAGAGAAGGTGAAGAAtgcaaaattaaagcagaagaaacggaaaataaaaacagaacagaagcagATGCACGAAGACAACTGTTTCCAGTGTGGAGATGGGGGAGAACTAGTCATGTGTGATAAAAAGGACTGTCCCAAAGCATACCACCTCCTCTGCCTTAACCTGACTCAACCACCTTTTG GAAAGTGGGAATGTCCGTGGCATCAGTGCGACATCTGTAGCAATCCTGCGGTTTCGTTCTGTGAGTTTTGCCCTCATTCGTTCTGTAAAGATCACGAGAAGGGAGCCCTGGTGGCATCAGCACTGGATGGCCATCTCTGCTGCTCCGCACATGACCCCAAATCTCCTGTGGCACCTGAGTACTGGAGCAAGATAACGTGCAAATTGGAACAACAGAATCCTGTAGAAGAAGCAAAGGAGTGA